One Oncorhynchus kisutch isolate 150728-3 unplaced genomic scaffold, Okis_V2 scaffold1609, whole genome shotgun sequence DNA window includes the following coding sequences:
- the LOC109888384 gene encoding protein LRATD2 has product MGNQVEKLTHLTYDNVPTADPNGFDTEDELGPRIGVSYIFSADDDEQEERVDGPDKDQNEEGKQYDNCNELECVVYYRDESVYEKNLKLSDMSTYSTENLLNKCIPGDLVEFVATGQYPHWVVYVGDFQVVHLHRAEIKNNFLTDASQGKRGRIVNGLYKFRALPPEVVVQNAVQQVGTRDRELYWRNSECFAAWCRFGKREFKIGGEIRIGKQPYRLKMLFSEKKSHVLEFQSFDDLIMEKRRNDQIGRDAVTQELANHLNATDAEIKDDFHQSVN; this is encoded by the coding sequence ATGGGTAACCAGGTTGAGAAACTGACACATCTGACTTATGACAATGTTCCGACCGCGGATCCCAACGGGTTTGACACGGAGGATGAGCTGGGGCCCCGGATCGGAGTGTCCTATATCTTCTCCGCGGACGACGACGAACAAGAGGAACGTGTTGACGGACCGGACAAGGATCAGAACGAGGAAGGGAAACAATACGATAACTGCAACGAGCTGGAGTGTGTTGTGTACTACCGTGATGAATCTGTGTACGAGAAGAATCTCAAACTCTCTGATATGAGCACGTATTCGACTGAGAATCTTTTAAACAAGTGCATACCGGGGGATTTGGTGGAGTTCGTGGCTACGGGCCAGTACCCTCACTGGGTTGTGTATGTGGGCGACTTTCAGGTCGTTCACCTGCACCGGGCTGAAATTAAGAATAATTTCCTGACAGATGCCAGTCAGGGAAAGAGAGGCAGGATAGTTAACGGGCTGTATAAATTCCGCGCTCTGCCTCCGGAGGTGGTGGTGCAGAACGCGGTGCAGCAAGTAGGAACGAGAGACCGAGAGCTGTACTGGAGGAATTCTGAGTGCTTTGCTGCGTGGTGCCGGTTCGGGAAGAGGGAATTTAAAATAGGAGGAGAGATCCGTATCGGAAAGCAGCCCTACAGGTTGAAAATGTTGTTTTCTGAAAAGAAAAGTCACGTCCTTGAATTTCAGAGTTTTGACGACTTGAtcatggagaagaggagaaacgATCAGATAGGCAGAGATGCGGTGACGCAAGAGTTAGCGAACCATCTCAACGCAACTGATGCGGAAATTAAGGACGACTTTCATCAGAGTGTAAACTGA